CCGGCACGTCGGCGGCGAATACCAGGGGGCTGAAACAGCACAGCCCGAGGGCACGGATACATCCTTTACGTAGGCTCATCGGATGATTGAGCCCTGGCCATCGGAGCGCACAGCGGTGTTGAGATGGTTCATGGTTGACTCCTTTCAATCCGCCCAGCCTCGGCAGTTGACCCCGCCAAGTCAAGGCGTGGAGAAAAACCGATTGAAACAGTCTGCAACAAGAGCTGCGCCGGGCTCATCATTAAGGTGTAAATGATGGCCTCCTGGCAGCGTGGTGACGGCAAAAGGTAGCTGAGAAAGCAATTCGGGATGTTTCGCCAGCATGCCGTCGGCGGCAACCACCAGCTGTGCAGGGCACCCTACACGTCGCACGAAGGCCATGGCTTGTTCGTCTGTAAGACGCATCGGCGAGGCCAGGGTCAGGCGACTGTCCGTGCGCCAGGTGTACCCACCCGGCACCGGCATCAAACCGCGCTGGGCCAGCAGTTCGGCGGCTTCGCGACTCACCGCCACCACGCCTTTCATTCGCGCCTCGACCGCTCGATCCAGAGTGCTGTAGACCGGCTTGCGCTTGTGCTGCAGGCTCAATTGCGCCTGCAAGGCCATGCCCAGCCGCTCGGCGGCGTTCTCACCGCTGGCGGTCGGCGGTATCACCCCGTCGATCAAACCCAGGTGCGTGACCCGTTCCGGCAAGGCACCGGCCAGCACCAGCGAGACAATGGCGCCCAGCGAATGGCCAAGTAATGCAAAACGTTTCCAGCCCAGCTGTTCGGCGACTTGCAGCACATCAAAAACATAATCCCACAAGGCATAACCCGCGCCTGCGGGACGATGCGCCGAATGCCCATGCCCCGCCATGTCCAGGGCCACGATGCGCAAGCCGCTCAGCTTGGGTGCCAGCCGCGCAAAGCTGTTGGCATTGTCCAGCCAGCCATGCAGGGCGATCACCGGCAAGCCGTGTTCAGGGCCGAACAGATGGGCGGCCAATTCGATGTGCGGCAGGCTCAGGCGCACTTCTTCGACAGGTGTGCTCATGCGCAACTCTGCTCACGGGCTTGCCAGCGGGAAAACAGGGTCTTGATCAAGGTCGCGGTGTCCTGCGGGCGTTCAAGGGGGAACATATGGCCGCCGGGCATGGTGAGCATTTCGCCCATGGGCAGGCGCCCGACGCCGCTGGCGTGGTGACGCATCACCACCCGGCTTTGCCGACCGCGCACCACCGCCAGCGGCACTTTCAATTGGCGCACCTGGCCGGGGCTGGTGTGTGGCACGCCCCGGTAGATGCTGATT
The genomic region above belongs to Pseudomonas poae and contains:
- a CDS encoding alpha/beta fold hydrolase — encoded protein: MSTPVEEVRLSLPHIELAAHLFGPEHGLPVIALHGWLDNANSFARLAPKLSGLRIVALDMAGHGHSAHRPAGAGYALWDYVFDVLQVAEQLGWKRFALLGHSLGAIVSLVLAGALPERVTHLGLIDGVIPPTASGENAAERLGMALQAQLSLQHKRKPVYSTLDRAVEARMKGVVAVSREAAELLAQRGLMPVPGGYTWRTDSRLTLASPMRLTDEQAMAFVRRVGCPAQLVVAADGMLAKHPELLSQLPFAVTTLPGGHHLHLNDEPGAALVADCFNRFFSTP